One genomic window of Hydrogenispora ethanolica includes the following:
- a CDS encoding sigma-70 family RNA polymerase sigma factor yields MYKNWSLTSEQRKRVEDNIRLVWHVMHRYYPGLVSDEDAFQEGCIGLCNAAARFKLENGVAFSTFAVPCIRTRVSKYLKRKYRDQCESLDVESPADDSIADPVTFIEMLPSNTDIENQVLSGITIKAGMAKLDKTQKKIMSCKLGGMKVPEICKKIGRSRSGVFHRLKQAKDTIDEKEG; encoded by the coding sequence ATGTACAAAAATTGGTCATTAACCAGTGAACAACGTAAACGCGTAGAAGACAACATCCGGTTAGTTTGGCACGTAATGCATCGGTATTACCCCGGCCTGGTTTCCGACGAAGACGCATTCCAAGAAGGCTGTATAGGGTTATGCAACGCAGCGGCAAGATTTAAACTGGAAAACGGAGTCGCGTTCTCAACTTTTGCCGTTCCTTGCATTCGGACCCGTGTGTCAAAATACTTGAAACGGAAATACCGAGACCAATGCGAATCGCTCGATGTGGAAAGCCCCGCGGATGATTCGATAGCCGATCCGGTCACTTTTATCGAGATGCTGCCGAGTAACACTGATATCGAAAATCAAGTGCTTTCCGGTATCACGATAAAAGCCGGGATGGCGAAATTGGATAAAACGCAAAAGAAAATTATGTCATGTAAGCTGGGAGGGATGAAGGTACCTGAGATATGCAAAAAGATCGGTCGAAGCCGGTCAGGGGTATTCCACCGCCTGAAGCAAGCAAAAGATACCATCGACGAAAAAGAAGGTTAA
- a CDS encoding helix-turn-helix domain-containing protein, giving the protein MKEVLTLSDTQKYLKLGRAKTKHLLESKQIPAQKIGTRWRVHRDAVIAWLKKEKESEKNG; this is encoded by the coding sequence ATGAAAGAGGTGCTAACGCTGTCCGACACTCAAAAGTATTTAAAACTCGGGCGGGCTAAAACGAAACATTTGCTGGAGTCGAAACAAATACCGGCCCAAAAAATCGGCACTCGATGGCGGGTCCACCGGGACGCGGTGATTGCTTGGCTGAAAAAAGAAAAGGAGAGTGAAAAAAATGGATAG
- a CDS encoding sigma-70 family RNA polymerase sigma factor has protein sequence MLTAGQQKTVEDNMPLVWYVLKKYFPKHCTNEDVFQIGCLGLCRAAAKFDPERGVAFSTYAAVCIISEIRHYFRESHRHVWRFETESTDDLESGYYQLPAVLDTENEALANCNLEKVLHNLPFNVRKTAICRMAGLTQCETAAKLGVSQAQISRLLKRVKTKLKEESEVNLSATNERGANAVRHSKVFKTRAG, from the coding sequence TTGTTAACGGCTGGGCAGCAAAAAACGGTCGAAGATAATATGCCCTTAGTCTGGTACGTTCTCAAAAAATATTTTCCCAAACATTGCACAAACGAGGACGTTTTCCAAATTGGTTGCCTCGGGTTATGCCGGGCCGCGGCAAAGTTTGATCCGGAACGAGGCGTAGCGTTTTCAACTTATGCCGCTGTTTGTATTATAAGCGAAATTCGGCATTATTTCCGGGAGTCCCATCGGCATGTTTGGCGATTTGAGACAGAGAGTACCGATGACCTGGAATCCGGGTATTATCAGTTACCTGCTGTTTTGGATACTGAAAATGAAGCCCTCGCGAATTGCAATCTGGAAAAGGTGTTACACAATCTCCCGTTTAACGTGAGAAAAACCGCGATTTGCCGTATGGCGGGCTTAACGCAATGCGAAACCGCCGCAAAACTCGGCGTATCTCAAGCCCAAATCTCGCGGCTACTCAAAAGAGTTAAAACCAAATTGAAGGAAGAAAGCGAGGTGAATCTTAGTGCCACAAATGAAAGAGGTGCTAACGCTGTCCGACACTCAAAAGTATTTAAAACTCGGGCGGGCTAA